Proteins co-encoded in one Pocillopora verrucosa isolate sample1 chromosome 1, ASM3666991v2, whole genome shotgun sequence genomic window:
- the LOC136278923 gene encoding microfibril-associated glycoprotein 4-like: MSVSKTAIKEIDHRAHLRDMIDQLCAIYACTDVNECGASFRVCDVKANCYNTYGSYSCSCLTGYIGNGKKCTDIDECNSSNGCDVNAHCHNNPGSYSCSCKSGFIGNGKSCKRAKDCGELYNAGKRSNGVYIINPDGSGDFHVYCDHTTSGGGWTVFQKRLDGSVSFYRDWSSYKYGFGYTSSEFWLGLENIRRLTSSEDYELRIDMEDFTGTTVYAEYTLFEVGSEGSNYKLNLGSYSGTAGDSFSYHDGYPFTTKDRDNDSHGKGINCGKVCTGGWWYRSCWTSNLNGHYYKGYYKKPGSCNNGVAWHHWKGNDYSLKRTEMKIRSVNF; the protein is encoded by the exons ATGTCTGTTTCTAAAACTGCAATAAAAGAGATAGATCACCGTGCTCACTTAAGAGATATGATTGACCAGTTATGCgccatttatgcctgtactg atgttaACGAGTGCGGTGCCTCCTTTCGAGTTTGTGATGTCAAAGCCAACTGCTATAACACTTATGGCTCCTACAGTTGTTCCTGTTTAACTGGATATATCGGAAATGGGAAAAAGTGCACAG atattgacgagtgtaatTCTTCAAATGGATGTGATGTCAATGCCCATTGCCATAATAATCCCGGCTCGTATAGCTGTTCCTGCAAATCTGGATTCATTGGCAATGGAAAATCTTGCAAAC GAGCTAAAGACTGTGGGGAGCTTTATAACGCTGGAAAGAGAAGCAATGGCGTTTATATAATCAACCCTGATGGCTCAGGTGACTTTCATGTTTACTGTGACCACACAACCTCTGGCGGGGGTTGGACTGTGTTCCAGAAGAGACTGGATGGCTCTGTCAGCTTCTATCGCGACTGGAGCAGTTACAAATATGGCTTTGGTTACACAAGTAgcgagttttggctcggactggaaAATATACGCCGTTTGACAAGCAGCGAGGACTACGAGCTTCGTATTGATATGGAGGATTTTACAGGGACTACTGTTTATGCTGAATACACTTTGTTTGAAGTTGGGAGTGAGGGATCTAATTACAAGTTAAACCTTGGAAGCTACTCAG GAACTGCGGGAGACTCGTTTTCTTATCACGATGGTTATCCATTCACAACAAAAGACCGAGACAATGACTCACATGGGAAAGGAATTAACTGCGGTAAGGTTTGTACAGGAGGCTGGTGGTACAGAAGTTGTTGGACCAGTAATCTAAATGGTCATTATTACAAAGGATACTACAAAAAACCAGGCTCTTGCAACAACGGCGTTGCCTGGCACCACTGGAAAGGAAATGACTACTCACTAAAGAGAACTGAAATGAAGATTCGATCAGTAAACTTTTAG
- the LOC131796746 gene encoding cytochrome P450 3A24-like, with translation MADFLQTIIQFEKDHWVALLVGFLVVLFYWYCVAPFTVFMKLGIKGPRPLPFFGNSIRNLFDPNILPKLHVEWYKKYGKVFGIYFFRQHMLMVADPDMLKEILVKDFSKFHDRKPIVEIPKPYNKMLTIAQGQKWKDIRNTLTPTFSASKMKLMMTFMNQALDTFLLKAENASKTGEIVDFHRWLQSLTMEVILSTAFGVKAETQTVENDPITELAKKAMAPHPLVALVLLLPFGDRLFKYLPDPLDFDKIGSVAADIIAERTKENGNRKDQRKDMLQMMLDAKEETGGEKIDNEDIQAQSVVFLLAGYETSSTTLGFVCYHLALDTHMQDKLRDEIDHMWPGDEASPSYDVIHKMEYLDMVINEALRMYPPGFAIQRDCNETCTIKGVTIPNGMPILAPIYAIHHDPEIYPDPEKFDPERFTDAEKAKRHPYTYLPFGHGPHNCVGMRFALLEIKLTLVRLLKKFKLERTEKTAVPLGYVVGSVLTCPSGKIMLKVSPRD, from the exons ATGGCGGATTTTTTGCAAACAATAATTCAGTTCGAGAAGGATCACTGGGTGGCACTCTTAGTTGGGTTCCTGGTTGTATTGTTTTACTG GTACTGTGTTGCCCCATTCACTGTGTTCATGAAACTTGGAATCAAGGGACCAAGACCACTTCCTTTCTTTGGAAACTCAATCAGGAACCTTTTTGAT CCAAACATTCTTCCAAAACTTCATGTGGAATGGTACAAGAAGTACGGCAAGGTGTTTGG gatATATTTTTTCCGTCAGCATATGCTAATGGTTGCTGATCCAGACATGCTTAAAGAAATTCTTGTTAAAGATTTCTCTAAATTTCATGACAGAAAG CCCATTGTAGAGATTCCAAAGCCTTATAACAAAATGTTAACCATAGCACAAGGTCAGAAGTGGAAGGATATTCGCAACACTCTGACACCAACGTTCAGTGCATCTAAAATGAAACTG aTGATGACTTTTATGAATCAAGCTTTGGATACATTTTTGTTGAAAGCAGAGAATGCTTCCAAGACTGGAGAGATTGTAGATTTCCACAG GTGGCTTCAGAGTCTTACCATGGAGGTCATTTTGTCAACAGCATTTGGAGTCAAAGCAGAAACGCAAACTGTTGAAAATGATCCAATCACTGAACTAGCAAAGAAGGCCATGGCTCCACACCCTCTTGTTGCATTAGTGT TGTTATTACCGTTTGGAGACCGTTTATTCAAGTATCTTCCAGACCCTCTTGATTTTGACAAGATTGGGTCTGTAGCAGCCGACATTATTGCTGAACGGACTAAAGAAAATGGAAATCGCAAAGATCAA CGAAAAGACATGCTCCAAATGATGCTGGATGCAAAAGAAGAAACAGGAGGAGAAAAAATTGACAATGAAGACATTCAAGCCCAAAGTGTCGTATTTCTTCTCGCTGGATATGAAACTTCTAGTACCACCCTGGGGTTTGTTTGTTATCACCTCGCCCTTGATACGCACATGCAAGACAAACTGAGAGACGAGATTGACCATATGTGGCCTGGAGACGAG GCGTCGCCGTCGTATGATGTCATTCATAAGATGGAATACCTTGACATGGTTATCAACGAAGCACTCAGAATGTATCCGCCAGGATTTGC AATCCAGAGGGACTGCAACGAGACTTGCACTATCAAAGGAGTTACAATTCCAAACGGAATGCCAATCTTGGCTCCAATTTATGCCATTCATCATGATCCAGAGATTTATCCGGATCCCGAAAAGTTTGATCCAGAGAG ATTCACGGACGCAGAGAAAGCAAAGCGTCATCCCTACACATATTTGCCGTTTGGCCATGGTCCACACAACTGTGTCGGTATGCGATTTGCTTTGCTGGAAATTAAGCTGACTCTGGTTAGGTTGCTGAAGAAGTTCAAGCTGGAACGTACCGAGAAAACAGCG GTTCCGCTGGGCTATGTTGTTGGATCAGTTCTTACCTGCCCTTCAGGAAAGATCATGCTTAAAGTTTCACCCAGAGACTAA
- the LOC131796740 gene encoding epidermal growth factor-like protein 6 has product MEFRLSKLSRSYFSILMIIVYLANASEGTRFIDARNKTLSRGTDRGMAYAKFKAHQFSYLNIASIGSDYVLQGSECGLVCVNIPSCFSFNLGAFRNVIGKVICELLPSDIYNNSEKFVLSQSHHHYSIASPCISWPCQNKGTCAAQYQENSYVCVCAKGYTGKHCELDVNECSSSYRVCDVNANCHNTFGSYGCSCKTGFDGDGKTCADVNECSSSYRVCDVNANCHNTFGSYGCSCKTGFDGDGKTCADVNECGASFRVCDVKANCYNTYGSYSCSCLTGYIGNGKKCTDIDECNSSNGCDVNAHCHNNPGSYSCSCKTGFDGDGKTCTGKLGSNY; this is encoded by the exons ATGGAGTTTAGACTCTCTAAACTTTCCAGGAGCTATTTTAGTATACTGATGATAATCGTTTACTTGGCAAATGCATCTGAAG GAACAAGATTCATCGATGCACGCAATAAAACTCTAAGCCGAGGCACTGACAGAGGAATGGCTTATGCCAAGTTTAAGGCTCATCAGTTTTCCTATCTCAACATCGCCAGCATTGGTTCAGATTACGTTCTGCAAGGCAGTGAGTGTGGGCTCGTCTGTGTCAACATACCatcatgtttctcttttaaCTTGGGTGCATTTCGCAATGTAATTGGTAAAGTGATCTGTGAATTGCTTCCGTCGGACATATACAACAACTCAGAGAAGTTTGTCCTCAGTCAAAGTCATCATCACTACAGTATCGCG TCACCTTGCATCAGTTGGCCTTGTCAGAACAAAGGGACATGCGCTGCACAATACCAAGAGAATAGTTACGTATGCGTTTGCGCAAAAGGATACACAGGGAAACACTGTGAATTGG ATGTCAATGAATGTAGTTCCTCTTATCGGGTTTGTGACGTAAACGCGAATTGCCACAATACTTTTGGCTCCTACGGCTGTTCTTGCAAAACTGGATTTGATGGGGATGGGAAAACATGTGCAG ATGTCAATGAATGTAGTTCCTCTTATCGGGTTTGTGACGTAAACGCGAATTGCCACAATACTTTTGGCTCCTACGGCTGTTCTTGCAAAACTGGATTTGATGGGGATGGGAAAACATGTGCAG atgttaACGAGTGCGGTGCCTCCTTTCGAGTTTGTGATGTCAAAGCCAACTGCTATAACACTTATGGCTCCTACAGTTGTTCCTGTTTAACTGGATATATCGGAAATGGGAAAAAGTGCACAG atattgacgagtgtaatTCTTCAAATGGATGTGATGTCAATGCCCATTGCCATAATAATCCCGGCTCGTATAGCTGTTCCTGCAAAACTGGATTTGATGGGGATGGGAAAACATGTACTGGTAAACTTGGGTCAAATTACTAA
- the LOC131796678 gene encoding probable glycine betaine transporter: MEVDNNVSEKFTWLRVRKKIGRFGVNIRINPIVTFISAAIIWGFVIFCAVKADLAYKELTKSMIWITDTCTWMYIGTQDVWAVFIIVLYFSKYGKMKLGKPDDKPDFSDASYFTMLFAAGIGVGLFFFGVAEPVWHYSDTKNRYYRRYNDNQRAQDAMNVTLFHWGIHGWIVYVIVGLLLAFVGFRQGLPMTVRSCFYPLIGRKIFGWMGDAVDILSVVCTMFGVCTSLGLGVIQMNTGFNRLWNRIEITTSNQIIIIWCVTACATASVVSGLKVGIRRLSEICFILGMFLMLVTFFFQDTWHILNVYVQSVGYYMQWIIQLGFHTDAFAQLNNAPDGKSNPDWMGTWTIFYWGWWIAWSPFVGMFIAKISRGRTIRQFINATMTAPIIYSFLWFCIFGSAGLKMERDAESRNITNATGKFVRLSSRKTEEMWFDVMDQHGDLGMFLSIVSLVSIVLYFVTSSDSGSLVIDCLSANGEEEPPVIQRVFWALTEGACATALLYSGGTNGLKALQAVSIASGVPYTIMLCFMCVALWRAVKIEAGDLDPHGPHFSTGLLDVLIEPTMSSVQKVLIAIVAPWYSMGKAASKIASREDRKYVYMLALAVPFYLWVICMALEPAVEGISYIGWTILIGFFAYATAIRYSIREKYAIYGNMTEDFFAVTLTYFFAAYQMERHMDDVEHFDKESTNLSGGVSQDIMLSEVHINRMTEDDDVTKPKISDSKTNGFGSNGHVNGGAGDNHHMPTESQDKSFDEAF, translated from the exons ATGGAAGTTGATAATAACGTTTCGGAGAAGTTCACTTGGCTTCGAGtcagaaagaaaattggaaGATTTGGAGTAAATATTCGAATTAACCCCATCGTCACTTTCATCTCAGCCGCAATTATTTGGGGCTTCGTGATATTTTGCGCGGTCAAAGCAGATCTCGCTTACAAAGAATTGACGAAGTCCATGATATGGATCACCGACACCTGCACCTGGATGTACATTGGTACCCAAGATGTATGGGCTGTGTTTATTATAGTCCTGTATTTCTCGAAATACGGGAAAATGAAGCTGGGAAAACCTGATGACAAACCGGATTTCAGCGACGCATCCTACTTCACGATGCTGTTCGCCGCTGGAATAGGCGtcggtttgtttttcttcggAGTTG cCGAACCTGTGTGGCACTATTCCGACACTAAAAACCGTTACTATCGCAG gtACAATGACAATCAGCGAGCTCAGGATGCCATGAATGTTACTTTGTTTCACTGGGGTATTCACGGCTGGATCGTGTACGTCATTGTCGGCCTGCTACTTGCATTTGTTGGGTTCAGGCAGGGTCTTCCCATGACCGTGCGTTCTTGTTTCTATCCCCTCATCGGCAGAAAGATCTTTGGCTGGATGGGTGACGCAGTAGACATACTTTCCGTGGTCTGCACCATGTTCGGCGTCTGCACCAGCCTTGGACTGGGTGTTATACAGATGAATACTGGCTTTAACCGTCTTTGGAACCGGATTGAAATCACAACCAGTAATCAAATCATCATTATCTGGTGTGTCACTGCATGTGCCACAGCCTCAGTGGTTAGCGGTCTGAAAGTTGGAATTCGCCGCCTTAGCGAGATCTGCTTCATCCTGGGAATGTTCCTTATGCTTGTTACATTCTTCTTTCAGGACACCTGGCATATACTCAACGTTTACGTTCAAAGTGTTGGCTACTACATGCAGTGGATCATTCAGCTCGGCTTTCATACAGATGCGTTCGCACAACTAAATAATGCACCGGATGGCAAGTCCAACCCAGACTGGATGGGAACTTGGACCATTTTCTACTGGGGATGGTGGATCGCTTGGTCCCCTTTTGTGGGAATGTTCATCGCCAAGATTTCAAGAGGAAGAACCATTAGGCAGTTTATCAACGCCACAATGACGGCTCCAATAATTTATTCGTTCCTCTGGTTTTGCATTTTTGGCAGCGCGGGTTTGAAAATGGAACGAGATGCTGAATCTCGCAACATCACTAACGCCACTGGGAAGTTCGTTCGGCTTTCGTCTcgaaaaacagaagaaatgtgGTTTGATGTTATGGACCAACACGGTGACCTGGGGATGTTCCTATCAATAGTTTCACTTGTAAGCATTGTCCTTTACTTCGTAACAAGCTCCGATAGCGGTTCCCTGGTGATCGACTGTCTCTCAGCAAATGGCGAAGAAGAACCACCCGTCATTCAGCGCGTTTTCTGGGCTTTAACAGAAGGTGCCTGTGCTACAGCCCTGCTTTACTCTGGTGGGACTAACGGGCTGAAAGCTCTACAAGCAGTGTCCATAGCATCTGGCGTCCCTTACACTATTATGCTATGTTTCATGTGCGTGGCTTTATGGAGAGCAGTTAAAATAGAAGCTGGAGACTTAGATCCCCACGGCCCACACTTTTCAACTGGTCTCCTGGACGTTCTGATTGAACCCACCATGTCAAGCGTCCAAAAGGTTTTAATTGCAATCGTGGCACCATGGTATTCCATGGGGAAAGCTGCCTCTAAGATCGCTAGTAGAGAAGACCGAAAATATGTTTATATGCTGGCCCTGGCTGTTCCCTTTTATCTCTGGGTTATTTGCATGGCTCTTGAGCCAGCGGTAGAGGGAATTTCTTACATTGGATGGACAATCTTGATTGGATTCTTCGCTTATGCCACAGCTATCCGTTACTCCATTCGAGAAAAGTACGCCATCTATGGTAACATGACTGAAGACTTCTTTGCAGTAACGCTGACCTACTTCTTTGCGGCATACCAGATGGAGCGTCACATGGACGACGTTGAACACTTTGACAAAGAAAGCACAAACCTGAGTGGAGGAGTCAGCCAAGACATCATGCTCTCCGAGGTTCATATCAACAGGATGACCGAAGACGATGACGTCACAAAACCAAAGATATCTGATTCTAAAACAAATGGCTTTGGCTCAAATGGCCATGTTAATGGTGGTGCTGGTGATAACCATCACATGCCCACAGAAAGCCAAGACAAAAGTTTTGATGAGGCATTTTGA